A single region of the Marmota flaviventris isolate mMarFla1 chromosome 10, mMarFla1.hap1, whole genome shotgun sequence genome encodes:
- the Szrd1 gene encoding SUZ RNA-binding domain-containing isoform X4, whose product MEDEEVAESWEEAADSGEIDRRLEKKLKITQKESRKSKSPPKVPIVIQDDSLPTGPPPQIRILKRPTSNGVVSSPNSTSRPALPVKSLAQREAEYAEARKRILGSASPEEEQEKPILDRPTRISQPEDSRQPNNVIRQPLGPDGSQGFKQRR is encoded by the exons ATGGAAGATGAGGAGGTCGCTGAGAGCTGGGAGGAGGCGGCAGACAGCGGG gaAATAGACAGACGAttggaaaaaaaactgaagatcACACAAAAGGAGAG CAGGAAATCCAAATCTCCTCCCAAAGTGCCCATTGTGATTCAAGACGATAGCCTTCCCACGGGGCCCCCTCCACAGATCCGCATCCTCAAGAGGCCCACCAGCAACGGTGTGGTCAGCAGCCCCAACTCCACCAGCAGGCCAGCCCTTCCTGTCAAGTCCCTAGCCCAGCGGGAGGCTGAGTACGCTGAGGCCCGGAAGCGGATCCTGGGCAGcgccagccctgaggaagagcaggagaaaccCATCCTCGACAG GCCAACCAGGATCTCCCAGCCCGAAGACAGCAGGCAGCCCAATAATGTGATCAGACAGCCTTTGGGTCCCGATGGGTCACAAGGCTTCAAACAGCGCAGATAA
- the Szrd1 gene encoding SUZ RNA-binding domain-containing isoform X5 encodes MEDEEVAESWEEAADSGEIDRRLEKKLKITQKERKSKSPPKVPIVIQDDSLPTGPPPQIRILKRPTSNGVVSSPNSTSRPALPVKSLAQREAEYAEARKRILGSASPEEEQEKPILDRPTRISQPEDSRQPNNVIRQPLGPDGSQGFKQRR; translated from the exons ATGGAAGATGAGGAGGTCGCTGAGAGCTGGGAGGAGGCGGCAGACAGCGGG gaAATAGACAGACGAttggaaaaaaaactgaagatcACACAAAAGGAGAG GAAATCCAAATCTCCTCCCAAAGTGCCCATTGTGATTCAAGACGATAGCCTTCCCACGGGGCCCCCTCCACAGATCCGCATCCTCAAGAGGCCCACCAGCAACGGTGTGGTCAGCAGCCCCAACTCCACCAGCAGGCCAGCCCTTCCTGTCAAGTCCCTAGCCCAGCGGGAGGCTGAGTACGCTGAGGCCCGGAAGCGGATCCTGGGCAGcgccagccctgaggaagagcaggagaaaccCATCCTCGACAG GCCAACCAGGATCTCCCAGCCCGAAGACAGCAGGCAGCCCAATAATGTGATCAGACAGCCTTTGGGTCCCGATGGGTCACAAGGCTTCAAACAGCGCAGATAA
- the Szrd1 gene encoding SUZ RNA-binding domain-containing isoform X3, producing MCDAGCRILNTNCVPSTEALSSEGVRQEIDRRLEKKLKITQKESRKSKSPPKVPIVIQDDSLPTGPPPQIRILKRPTSNGVVSSPNSTSRPALPVKSLAQREAEYAEARKRILGSASPEEEQEKPILDRPTRISQPEDSRQPNNVIRQPLGPDGSQGFKQRR from the exons ATGTG TGATGCAGGGTGCCGTATATTGAATACCAATTGTGTACCAAGCACTGAAGCCTTGTCCAGTGAAGGAGTCAGACAG gaAATAGACAGACGAttggaaaaaaaactgaagatcACACAAAAGGAGAG CAGGAAATCCAAATCTCCTCCCAAAGTGCCCATTGTGATTCAAGACGATAGCCTTCCCACGGGGCCCCCTCCACAGATCCGCATCCTCAAGAGGCCCACCAGCAACGGTGTGGTCAGCAGCCCCAACTCCACCAGCAGGCCAGCCCTTCCTGTCAAGTCCCTAGCCCAGCGGGAGGCTGAGTACGCTGAGGCCCGGAAGCGGATCCTGGGCAGcgccagccctgaggaagagcaggagaaaccCATCCTCGACAG GCCAACCAGGATCTCCCAGCCCGAAGACAGCAGGCAGCCCAATAATGTGATCAGACAGCCTTTGGGTCCCGATGGGTCACAAGGCTTCAAACAGCGCAGATAA
- the Szrd1 gene encoding SUZ RNA-binding domain-containing isoform X2, translated as MSQSSKHCPFSDAGCRILNTNCVPSTEALSSEGVRQEIDRRLEKKLKITQKERKSKSPPKVPIVIQDDSLPTGPPPQIRILKRPTSNGVVSSPNSTSRPALPVKSLAQREAEYAEARKRILGSASPEEEQEKPILDRPTRISQPEDSRQPNNVIRQPLGPDGSQGFKQRR; from the exons ATGAGCCAGTCTTCTAAACATTGCCCCTTTAGTGATGCAGGGTGCCGTATATTGAATACCAATTGTGTACCAAGCACTGAAGCCTTGTCCAGTGAAGGAGTCAGACAG gaAATAGACAGACGAttggaaaaaaaactgaagatcACACAAAAGGAGAG GAAATCCAAATCTCCTCCCAAAGTGCCCATTGTGATTCAAGACGATAGCCTTCCCACGGGGCCCCCTCCACAGATCCGCATCCTCAAGAGGCCCACCAGCAACGGTGTGGTCAGCAGCCCCAACTCCACCAGCAGGCCAGCCCTTCCTGTCAAGTCCCTAGCCCAGCGGGAGGCTGAGTACGCTGAGGCCCGGAAGCGGATCCTGGGCAGcgccagccctgaggaagagcaggagaaaccCATCCTCGACAG GCCAACCAGGATCTCCCAGCCCGAAGACAGCAGGCAGCCCAATAATGTGATCAGACAGCCTTTGGGTCCCGATGGGTCACAAGGCTTCAAACAGCGCAGATAA
- the Szrd1 gene encoding SUZ RNA-binding domain-containing isoform X1 — protein MSQSSKHCPFSDAGCRILNTNCVPSTEALSSEGVRQEIDRRLEKKLKITQKESRKSKSPPKVPIVIQDDSLPTGPPPQIRILKRPTSNGVVSSPNSTSRPALPVKSLAQREAEYAEARKRILGSASPEEEQEKPILDRPTRISQPEDSRQPNNVIRQPLGPDGSQGFKQRR, from the exons ATGAGCCAGTCTTCTAAACATTGCCCCTTTAGTGATGCAGGGTGCCGTATATTGAATACCAATTGTGTACCAAGCACTGAAGCCTTGTCCAGTGAAGGAGTCAGACAG gaAATAGACAGACGAttggaaaaaaaactgaagatcACACAAAAGGAGAG CAGGAAATCCAAATCTCCTCCCAAAGTGCCCATTGTGATTCAAGACGATAGCCTTCCCACGGGGCCCCCTCCACAGATCCGCATCCTCAAGAGGCCCACCAGCAACGGTGTGGTCAGCAGCCCCAACTCCACCAGCAGGCCAGCCCTTCCTGTCAAGTCCCTAGCCCAGCGGGAGGCTGAGTACGCTGAGGCCCGGAAGCGGATCCTGGGCAGcgccagccctgaggaagagcaggagaaaccCATCCTCGACAG GCCAACCAGGATCTCCCAGCCCGAAGACAGCAGGCAGCCCAATAATGTGATCAGACAGCCTTTGGGTCCCGATGGGTCACAAGGCTTCAAACAGCGCAGATAA